The nucleotide sequence ggGCCCCCGATGGGTTTGGGCAGTGAGTCATCGCCCATCCCGCACACCCTTCGAGCCGGCCTTGGGGTGTGGAGGGGGGTAGTCCTCAAAGGAAGATCCGTTATGTAAGCGTACACGTAAGCGGGTGTGAGGATGGGCctaaaggggatggacctaggatGTGGAGGACGagcctaaatatatatttatatatacgtgtatgcatgtatatatgtgtgtgtataaagAAGAAGAGAGAGAGGGGCCCGTCTTGGGCGTCGGAGGCAAGCCGGAGACAACGAGGACGAACCTAGGGGCGGTGTGTTGGGGCGTCGCCGGCCCTCACCAGCTCTAGGCCGCTCCCCATACCGAGCAGTCTAAGAAAATAACAAGAAGATTATACCTCTTTAAGACCATACGGTGTGGACGTGAAAAGCGGCGTGGAAGCCACAACCACGCATTGTGGTTGGCGTGGGGAAGGGGCGGGAGAAATTCCATCAGCGTGGGGCAATTGTGTGGGTGATGTGGAGACTCTTGATTTGTAGGTGTAGTTTATGTTTGTTTTCATTGGTCgatgtttatttttttgttaattttttttcgtCTTCCATGCTATTTCTCACCCGTATTTTTTTCTCCAGACCACAATGCTAACTTGGTTAACACATGACGTTTCACGCCCATTCTTCCTGATCTCACACACCGTGTGTTctaaggccatggggtatggggcttgggttggggtaaaacgcccaaggcaccaccccgggtgggcttgggttggggcgtggccccttggggcttggctttcaagccgggcgtggggcggtatgGCCAAGCGAGCTGGCGGAATATCATTTGCTCACCCCGCCACGTCAGGCGGTCacaattcaaattttgaattttaaaattcaaacggTCCCCCCATACCACCAAACCACCACCCCGATCTCCCAACAACCCTCTATATATTTGTAACTCCCACCCACTGgtcccccatcccacgaaccgaAACCCCACCGGCTACTCATTCTCTTGAACCCGCTACCCCACTGGTCCCCCCCATCTCACGAACCCAACACCGCTATGGTATCGTGAACCCATGAAGAAGAAATGACACTCGTTACTAGCGTCGTCGACGCTATGAAGGGACGACCACCGGGCCAAACAAAATACTGGGTGGAAGCATTCGCGGCCTATCGACATAACGTCGGTAAtgaccgccacaacctcaacgcatgccaacataaatggcgcgagctacggcccaaaCTCGaccgtttcaaggcttactacgaagcgGTTCCGAGCGGCGAGTtgagccacgaggaccgggtggcggtggcgaacatagagtttcgaggcaaggagcgaaagacgttcgacaagatcgacatttttgaaatttatttaacgctctaggtttattttgtaattttataaattatgtaattttaaattttaatgaagttgtagttttttttttataaatgttgtgtgattttttttaaattttttgtaattttttttttataatttatgcCACCGGTgcaccccaacccaagcccaacccatgccctgccataccccacggacacgtaACCAGGTGGTGAGGGAGCTCCAATTCCACATGTCACTAAATGTTCAACCCAAACTCCACCATACCCTATATTCTAAAGCTTTAAAGTTGGTGGGTTTCACACCATCAATAATGTATTAGAAAAAAGTCAGATCCAAGTAACCAACAAAAGGTCCAAACCCCTTATTCATTTCAAAATTTCAATTTGCGCGCCTCCCTCTTCCCCCTTTTACCACTAGCATTCAATCAGATCTCACTACCCTCTTCATCCTTCCAAAACCCTAACCCCCAATCTAACTCCAAATGGGTGCCGCTGAAAGCCGCCGACAAGAGTTAGAAATCTCCGACTCTGAATCCGatgaagaacaacaacaacactCCGAATCCGATGAAGATTACGAAGAAGTTAAAGACCACCAATCACCCATCAAAACCCCACCCAAGACCCCCTCTTCCGTTGACCAAATTGAAGCTAAATTAAAAGCCCTAAAACTCAAATACCAATCCAAGAACCAATCTGTCAAGAACCCCGTTAAGCTTTACATCTTTTCAGCTGCAAATACTGCCAATTCCAAATGGGTTGTTGTTGATAAGCTCACTTCGTATTCTTTCGTCAAAACGACGTCGAATGggggtgatgaagatgatgacgatgaagaggaagaagatgGGGATGGGGATCTTTATTGGTTTTTGAAAGTCGGGTCGAAAGTTCGGTCAACGGTTGATCAGCAGCTGCAGTTGAAGCCAACTATGGATCAGTTACGGGTTGATTTTGTGTCGAATGGTGTTTACGCTATGAAGTTTTTTAGTATTGAAGATTACAAGGGGTTTATTGAGCAGTATGAGAAGTGTTTGTTTGAAAATACTTATGGGTTTGAGTGTAATGATGAGAATAAAGCGAAGGTTTACGGGAAAGATTTTGTAGCGTGGGCGAATCCGGAAGCTGCTGATGATTCAATGTGGGAGGATGCTGAGGATAGTTTTTCGAACAGTCCGGCTTTCAAGACTCCGGTTAGGGGAAACCATGATCTTCGAGAGGAGTTCGAAGAGGCTGCGAAAGGGGGCAGTATAAAAAGCTTGGCTTTAGGGGCATTGGACAACAGTTTCTTGGTAAGCGATTCGGGTATTCAAGTTGTTAAGAATTTTAGTCATGGGATTCATGGAAAAGGGGTTTATGTTAATTTTGATGATGCGATTAAAGGACACGTTGAATCGACTCCTAGGAAAGCGCTTTTGATGAAAGCGGAAACAAATATGTTGTTAATGAGTCCGATGACTAGTGGAAAACCGCACACTAGTGGGATTCATCAGTTTGATATAGAAACTGGGAAAGTTGTAACTGAATGGAAGTTTGCAAAAGATGGGACGGATATTACGATGAGGGATGTGACGAACGATAGCAAAGGAGCGCAAATGGATCCTTCCGGGTCGACTTTCTTGGGTTTGGATGATAATAGGCTTTGTAGGTGGGATATGCGTGACCGACACGGGATTGTTCAGAATCTTGCTGATGCAAACACCCCTGTGTTGAACTGGACACAAGGACATCAGTTCTCTAGAGGGacaaattttcaatgttttgcGACTACTGGTGATGGGTCAATTGTTGTTGGTTCTCTTGACGGGAAGATAAGGCTGTACTCTGTGAGCTCCATGAGACAAGCCAAGACTGCTTTTCCGGGCCTCGGGTCACCCATTACACATGTGGATGTTACTTATGATGGGAAGTGGATTTTGGGCACAACCGATACTTATTTGATCCTTATTTGCACGTTGTTTACCGATAAAGATGGGAAATCAAAGACGGGCTTTGCAGGACGTATGGGGAATAGAATCGCAGCTCCAAGGCTGTTGAAGTT is from Helianthus annuus cultivar XRQ/B chromosome 9, HanXRQr2.0-SUNRISE, whole genome shotgun sequence and encodes:
- the LOC110879434 gene encoding protein CYPRO4; protein product: MGAAESRRQELEISDSESDEEQQQHSESDEDYEEVKDHQSPIKTPPKTPSSVDQIEAKLKALKLKYQSKNQSVKNPVKLYIFSAANTANSKWVVVDKLTSYSFVKTTSNGGDEDDDDEEEEDGDGDLYWFLKVGSKVRSTVDQQLQLKPTMDQLRVDFVSNGVYAMKFFSIEDYKGFIEQYEKCLFENTYGFECNDENKAKVYGKDFVAWANPEAADDSMWEDAEDSFSNSPAFKTPVRGNHDLREEFEEAAKGGSIKSLALGALDNSFLVSDSGIQVVKNFSHGIHGKGVYVNFDDAIKGHVESTPRKALLMKAETNMLLMSPMTSGKPHTSGIHQFDIETGKVVTEWKFAKDGTDITMRDVTNDSKGAQMDPSGSTFLGLDDNRLCRWDMRDRHGIVQNLADANTPVLNWTQGHQFSRGTNFQCFATTGDGSIVVGSLDGKIRLYSVSSMRQAKTAFPGLGSPITHVDVTYDGKWILGTTDTYLILICTLFTDKDGKSKTGFAGRMGNRIAAPRLLKLNPLDSHRAGMFNKFRGAQFSWVTEDGKQERHLVATVGKFSVIWNFQQVKDGSHECYRNQVGLKSCYCYKIVPKDDSIVESRFMHEKFAVSDSPEAPLVVATPMKVSSFSISSSRLSYA